One stretch of Siphonobacter curvatus DNA includes these proteins:
- a CDS encoding ABC transporter ATP-binding protein produces MLQVKNYRKAYHGRTILQVPDWQLLPGIHWIRGSNGSGKSTFFRSIAGMLPCQGEIWLNNQYEVSRHSVPYRMRVNYAEAEPLYPEYLSAFDLISFVGKAKQSPAGQVDSLIDTLEIREFWKQPVGTYSSGMLKKTSLVLGFLGQPELIMLDEPLITIDDRAVANVCSLIATYHQRGVSFLLSSHQDFRLTELALDSSYRIQNHTLVETPA; encoded by the coding sequence ATGCTACAGGTCAAAAATTATCGGAAAGCGTACCACGGAAGGACGATTCTGCAAGTGCCCGACTGGCAGTTATTGCCGGGTATCCACTGGATTCGGGGTTCGAACGGCTCCGGGAAAAGTACATTTTTCCGGTCCATTGCGGGTATGCTTCCCTGCCAGGGAGAAATCTGGCTGAACAATCAGTATGAAGTCAGTCGGCATTCGGTCCCGTATCGCATGCGGGTGAACTACGCCGAAGCGGAGCCGCTGTATCCGGAATATCTTTCGGCCTTTGATTTGATTTCTTTCGTGGGAAAAGCCAAGCAGTCGCCCGCCGGGCAGGTGGATTCGTTGATTGACACGCTGGAAATCCGGGAGTTCTGGAAACAGCCCGTTGGTACCTATTCCTCGGGTATGCTCAAGAAAACGTCGCTGGTGCTGGGCTTTTTGGGGCAACCCGAACTCATCATGCTGGATGAACCCCTCATTACCATCGACGACCGGGCCGTGGCCAACGTCTGTAGCCTCATTGCGACGTACCACCAGCGGGGCGTGAGTTTTCTACTGTCTTCGCACCAGGATTTTCGCCTGACCGAATTAGCCCTGGATTCTTCGTATCGGATCCAGAACCATACGCTGGTGGAAACGCCTGCCTAA
- a CDS encoding methylated-DNA--[protein]-cysteine S-methyltransferase, whose amino-acid sequence MTTSYKTIPSPVGLLTLVASQKGLAAILWQNDRPERVSIVLGSPDEQHPVLLETQQQLKEYFAGKRKTFTLPLDFIGTDFQKQVWQALLTIPYGQTRTYGEIAQQLGNPQAVRAVGGAANRNPISIVAPCHRVVGASGKLVGFAGGLIHKNRLLRLEGAIAQTSLWE is encoded by the coding sequence ATGACTACTTCTTACAAAACGATACCCTCGCCCGTCGGCTTGCTAACACTGGTGGCCAGTCAAAAGGGGCTGGCTGCGATCCTCTGGCAAAATGATCGCCCCGAACGCGTTTCAATCGTCCTAGGTTCGCCGGACGAGCAACATCCCGTCTTGCTGGAAACGCAACAACAGTTAAAGGAATATTTTGCTGGAAAACGAAAGACCTTCACCTTGCCCCTGGACTTCATCGGAACCGATTTTCAGAAACAAGTCTGGCAGGCCTTGCTAACCATTCCTTACGGTCAGACCCGGACGTATGGCGAGATTGCCCAACAACTGGGAAATCCGCAGGCGGTACGAGCGGTGGGTGGTGCAGCTAACCGTAATCCGATTTCGATTGTGGCCCCCTGTCACCGGGTCGTGGGGGCATCGGGTAAACTCGTAGGTTTTGCGGGTGGATTAATACATAAAAACCGTCTGTTACGACTGGAAGGAGCCATTGCACAAACTTCGTTGTGGGAGTAA
- a CDS encoding NFACT RNA binding domain-containing protein codes for MPNLSVFRAGRSYFWGMQSNYYFLRQLSREIEAQLEGLVLAECFSQEKDELVLGFCPAEKQWRKRRDFYIRATIRPDFVALNFPEDFRRAGKNTVDLFSELLDKPILGVRQYLNERAFSIDFADDFHLVFKLFGNRSNLVLVQGTSVVDLFHNKLVTDEKLDITTLDRPLDQSREAFDQANGDWRKLFPTFGKDVTAWLDRQGYRSKTIDEKWALVEQVRGYLENPTYYIKTVEYQPVLTLLPDDAEKSFTDPIEAANGFYYAYSRINVFDREKGQIVRALQKRKQKTQQYVDSVYEKLDEMEKAIKHEEVGHILMANLHQIPERAESIELHDFYRDQPVTIRLKPDLSPQRNAESYYRKSKNEKIEVEHLMEALDVREREMAEYDAQIAKVESIETLKELRKYLKTSGLDKIEKPDVSAATLFKRYEYQGFEIFVGKNAKNNDLLTQRYTRKEDLWLHARDVTGSHVIIRHQAGKRFPNPVIERAAQLAAYYSKRRNDTLCPVIVTPKKFVRKTRDLQEGQVIVEKEEVVMVEPKA; via the coding sequence TTGCCAAACCTTTCAGTATTCCGGGCGGGCCGTTCGTACTTTTGGGGTATGCAAAGCAACTACTACTTTCTTCGTCAGCTCTCCCGGGAGATCGAAGCCCAGCTCGAAGGCTTGGTTCTGGCGGAGTGTTTTTCGCAGGAAAAAGATGAATTGGTGCTGGGGTTTTGTCCGGCGGAGAAGCAGTGGCGAAAGCGACGGGATTTTTACATACGAGCCACCATCCGGCCTGATTTTGTGGCCTTAAACTTTCCCGAGGACTTTCGACGGGCGGGAAAAAATACGGTTGATTTATTCTCTGAATTACTCGACAAACCCATTCTGGGCGTTCGGCAATACCTGAACGAGCGGGCCTTTTCCATTGATTTTGCGGATGATTTTCATTTAGTCTTCAAGCTCTTTGGCAATCGCTCCAATCTGGTATTGGTCCAAGGAACGTCGGTGGTGGATCTCTTCCACAACAAGCTCGTAACGGACGAAAAGCTGGACATCACCACGCTGGATCGACCGCTGGATCAGAGCCGCGAAGCCTTTGATCAGGCCAATGGTGACTGGCGAAAGCTCTTTCCCACGTTTGGCAAAGATGTCACCGCCTGGCTGGACCGGCAGGGGTACCGTTCAAAAACCATTGATGAGAAATGGGCTCTGGTGGAGCAGGTACGCGGCTATCTGGAAAATCCGACGTATTACATCAAAACGGTGGAGTACCAGCCCGTACTGACGCTGCTACCCGACGACGCCGAGAAATCCTTTACCGATCCCATTGAGGCGGCCAATGGCTTTTACTATGCCTATTCGCGAATCAATGTATTTGACCGGGAAAAGGGGCAGATTGTCCGGGCTTTACAGAAGCGGAAACAGAAAACGCAGCAGTACGTAGACTCGGTGTACGAAAAGCTCGACGAGATGGAAAAGGCCATCAAGCACGAGGAAGTCGGCCACATCCTGATGGCGAATCTGCACCAGATTCCCGAGCGGGCCGAGTCCATAGAGCTGCACGATTTCTACCGCGATCAGCCCGTAACGATTCGACTCAAGCCCGATTTGTCGCCGCAAAGAAACGCGGAATCGTACTATCGAAAGTCGAAAAACGAGAAGATCGAAGTCGAACACCTCATGGAAGCCCTGGACGTGCGGGAGCGGGAAATGGCCGAATATGACGCTCAGATCGCAAAAGTGGAATCCATCGAAACGCTGAAGGAGCTGCGGAAATATCTGAAAACGAGTGGCCTCGACAAAATCGAAAAGCCCGATGTCTCAGCGGCGACGCTCTTTAAACGCTACGAATACCAGGGATTCGAAATTTTCGTGGGTAAAAACGCGAAGAACAACGACCTGCTTACCCAGCGATATACCCGCAAAGAGGACCTGTGGCTGCACGCCCGTGATGTAACGGGTTCGCACGTTATCATTCGGCATCAGGCGGGTAAACGCTTTCCAAATCCGGTGATTGAGCGGGCGGCTCAACTGGCGGCGTACTACTCCAAACGACGCAACGATACGCTGTGTCCGGTGATTGTAACGCCGAAGAAATTCGTCCGGAAAACCCGCGATTTACAGGAAGGCCAAGTGATCGTAGAAAAAGAAGAAGTGGTGATGGTGGAGCCGAAAGCCTAA
- the poxB gene encoding ubiquinone-dependent pyruvate dehydrogenase produces the protein MAKTIAAVMVEMLVQAGVRRIHGVVGDSLNGLVDEIRRSGKIEWIHYRHEESAAFAAGAEAQATGQLAVCAGSCGPGNLHLINGLYDCHRSMAPVLAIAAQIPSMEIGTGYFQETKPEYLFQQCSHYCETISSAKQMPRVFQIALQNALGKQGVAVITLSGDVSSETVDETHLIHPLFLPKPVIRPADEELQQIAQLINQADRITVLGGSGCAGAHAEVLQLCEHVKAPVVYALRGKEYLEYDNPYGVGLTGLIGFSSGAKAISRAEVLLMLGTDFPYKDWYPAHAKIIQVDIRPEHLGRRTRLDMGVVGSVGPTIQALLPMLLPKTDRSHLERSLEAYQESRKELDSHAKGDENDGVIRPEYLTAVLSEQAHPDAIFTCDVGTPTVWAARYLKMTRQRRLIGSFTHGSMASAMPQAIGAQLAFPDRQVIALAGDGGFSMLMGDLLTIYQYNLPVKLVIYNNYSLGFVAMEMKVAGIPPFGTDMKNPNFARMAEAMGIRGIRVENPADVPEAIDEALRHAGPVLVDVVVNPTELSMPPKIQFQQAWGFSMYMMKETLRGDLSDVVETIKTNFLK, from the coding sequence ATGGCTAAGACAATTGCGGCCGTAATGGTCGAAATGCTGGTACAGGCCGGGGTGCGTCGCATTCACGGTGTTGTAGGGGATTCGCTCAATGGACTGGTCGATGAAATTCGCCGTTCCGGAAAAATAGAATGGATTCATTACCGACACGAAGAATCGGCTGCTTTTGCTGCCGGGGCCGAAGCTCAGGCGACAGGTCAACTGGCCGTTTGTGCGGGCAGCTGCGGGCCGGGAAACCTGCACCTCATCAATGGGCTATACGATTGCCACCGAAGTATGGCTCCCGTACTGGCTATTGCAGCCCAGATTCCAAGTATGGAAATTGGTACGGGCTATTTTCAGGAAACCAAGCCGGAGTACCTGTTTCAACAATGTAGTCATTACTGCGAAACGATCTCCTCGGCTAAACAAATGCCCCGGGTATTTCAGATCGCCCTGCAAAATGCCCTGGGCAAGCAGGGCGTAGCGGTCATTACGCTGTCGGGCGATGTCTCTTCGGAAACGGTGGACGAAACGCATTTAATTCATCCCTTGTTTCTGCCGAAGCCCGTCATTCGTCCCGCTGACGAGGAGTTACAGCAAATCGCTCAACTCATTAATCAGGCCGATCGTATTACGGTGTTGGGTGGCAGTGGCTGTGCGGGAGCCCATGCCGAAGTGTTGCAGTTATGCGAGCATGTGAAAGCTCCAGTGGTTTACGCCCTACGCGGCAAAGAATATCTGGAGTACGATAATCCGTATGGGGTTGGTTTGACGGGCTTGATCGGGTTTTCCTCGGGAGCGAAAGCCATCAGCCGGGCGGAGGTACTCTTAATGTTAGGTACCGATTTCCCCTACAAAGACTGGTACCCTGCACACGCCAAAATCATTCAGGTAGATATTCGACCGGAACATCTGGGTCGCCGTACGCGGCTGGATATGGGCGTGGTCGGTAGCGTTGGGCCAACGATTCAGGCCTTACTCCCCATGTTGTTACCCAAAACGGATCGTAGTCACCTCGAACGTTCGCTGGAAGCGTATCAGGAGTCGAGAAAAGAGCTGGACTCTCACGCCAAAGGCGACGAAAACGACGGCGTTATTCGGCCGGAATACCTCACGGCCGTCCTGAGTGAACAGGCCCACCCGGACGCCATTTTTACCTGCGATGTCGGAACCCCAACGGTTTGGGCGGCCCGTTATTTAAAAATGACGCGGCAACGGCGATTAATTGGCTCGTTTACGCACGGTTCGATGGCGAGTGCCATGCCGCAGGCCATTGGTGCCCAGTTGGCATTCCCGGATCGGCAGGTGATTGCACTAGCGGGCGACGGTGGATTTTCGATGCTCATGGGCGATCTGCTCACCATTTATCAGTACAATCTTCCCGTTAAACTGGTGATTTACAATAACTATTCCTTAGGGTTTGTGGCAATGGAAATGAAGGTAGCGGGCATACCACCCTTCGGTACGGATATGAAGAATCCCAACTTTGCCCGTATGGCTGAAGCTATGGGCATTCGCGGCATTCGGGTGGAAAACCCGGCTGATGTACCGGAAGCCATTGATGAAGCTCTACGTCACGCTGGGCCCGTACTCGTGGATGTGGTAGTGAATCCAACGGAATTGTCCATGCCGCCGAAAATTCAGTTTCAGCAGGCCTGGGGCTTTAGCATGTACATGATGAAAGAAACCTTGCGGGGCGATCTGAGCGACGTGGTGGAAACTATCAAGACTAACTTTTTGAAGTAG
- a CDS encoding DNA-3-methyladenine glycosylase family protein codes for MQEVLVHLVHRDAKLAQVLAAVTLPAPEPTGDLYYDLLDSIVSQQLSTKAAAVIFQRFLTLFPGEYPHPQQLLALDIETLRSVGLSKSKAHYMQNVAEFWLKENLENKNWDEYDDDALVDYLSQIKGVGRWTVEMILIFTLQRPDVFPVDDLGVQQGMMLVYGLEKDRNLRKRMIEIAENWRPYRTTASRAMWRWKNQQKNSN; via the coding sequence ATGCAGGAAGTACTCGTTCATCTGGTTCATCGCGACGCCAAACTGGCTCAAGTTCTGGCGGCGGTAACCTTACCCGCCCCGGAGCCGACGGGCGATTTATACTACGACTTACTTGATTCTATCGTCTCCCAACAGTTGTCGACGAAAGCCGCTGCCGTTATTTTTCAGCGATTTCTAACCCTGTTTCCCGGCGAGTACCCGCATCCGCAGCAACTTTTGGCTCTGGATATTGAGACGTTGCGTTCGGTGGGCTTGTCCAAGTCGAAAGCCCATTACATGCAGAATGTAGCGGAATTCTGGCTGAAGGAAAACCTGGAAAATAAGAACTGGGACGAATACGATGACGACGCCCTCGTCGATTACCTCAGCCAGATTAAAGGCGTGGGTCGCTGGACCGTGGAAATGATTCTGATCTTCACGTTACAGCGTCCGGATGTATTTCCCGTGGATGATCTGGGGGTACAGCAGGGTATGATGCTGGTGTATGGGCTGGAAAAAGACCGGAACCTTCGCAAACGGATGATCGAAATCGCCGAAAACTGGCGACCCTACCGAACCACGGCCAGCCGGGCCATGTGGCGGTGGAAAAATCAACAGAAAAACAGTAATTAA
- a CDS encoding TonB-dependent receptor: protein MYPHLKLPYLFLLTFFFFTTAQAQSDRITLQGTVRTEKGIAAFINISLEQEGRVRAITTADEAGNFSMKATAGSYTIIASGVGYETVRQAITLIAGEKNEVMLQTTEANKQLSEVIVSAGRRVETLAETPSSVTVIAGKELETQAGISPNVANILSNTVPGLAPSTNQTGNSGQTLRGRNVLVLIDGIPQSTPLRAGGRDIRTIDPSVIERIEVIKGATSIYGNGADGGLINYITKKVRPEDHTGGSTQLAMTGNTQGDSTFGYRFSQQFFGRTGKVDYVVSGMHEKTGVFRDGEGQVISPEYGLGETRIYNAFVKVGYDISSKHRIEGMYNFYGSNQHSNYVLKPGKYGVSPAIGVIGKRVGVDEGTRHNHNANLQYIGRNIIGGTSINASVYFQDFLTVYSNSASFYGAGQSQIPSQKKGLRVNLNSPFVIASRIRGDVTYGFDLLNDQTSQSLVDGRTWVPNINMRNLAPYAQLSAGLVEGLTLKAGVRAENIKTKIADFNTLATGPNGQGSIFVKGGNLDYEALVFNAGLRYSKNKEFNPFVSYSQAFSIYDLGRILRSAQENTIEKLQTQPIIVNNYEAGFSSQIGTFSLAASTYISTSKLGANFVDLGEGVYTTERAPERVWGYEVQLDWSPVSTFSVGGNYAFTEGKVDKNSDGDYDTYLNASRISPDKTTLYARYTGIKNLSVDLNWWRLGDRNRFMPRANGTYAIYEGRIRSYNLWNLNVGYKVSTQVRLNLGVENLLNTSYYTNIAQFYGSNENYTRGSGRRFMLMVGYSF from the coding sequence ATGTACCCCCATTTAAAACTTCCCTATCTGTTTCTTTTAACTTTCTTTTTCTTCACTACTGCCCAAGCTCAATCCGATCGTATCACCCTTCAGGGAACGGTCCGTACCGAAAAAGGAATCGCTGCCTTCATCAATATTTCGCTGGAGCAGGAAGGACGCGTTCGGGCCATCACAACCGCCGATGAAGCCGGGAATTTCTCGATGAAAGCCACCGCCGGCTCTTATACGATTATTGCCAGCGGGGTAGGCTACGAAACCGTACGCCAAGCCATTACCCTGATAGCGGGTGAGAAAAATGAAGTGATGCTGCAAACAACAGAGGCCAATAAACAGCTTTCCGAAGTGATCGTTTCGGCGGGACGTCGGGTGGAGACACTGGCAGAAACGCCTTCTTCCGTTACGGTAATTGCCGGGAAGGAACTGGAAACGCAGGCGGGCATCAGTCCCAACGTAGCTAATATTCTCTCGAACACGGTACCCGGACTGGCTCCTTCCACCAACCAAACCGGCAATAGCGGCCAAACCTTACGGGGCCGAAACGTGCTGGTACTGATCGATGGCATTCCGCAATCAACGCCCCTGCGGGCCGGTGGTCGCGATATTCGTACCATTGACCCTTCCGTGATTGAACGCATTGAAGTCATCAAAGGAGCCACCTCCATTTACGGTAACGGAGCCGACGGCGGGTTGATCAACTATATTACCAAGAAAGTACGTCCAGAAGATCATACAGGCGGTTCTACGCAATTAGCCATGACGGGTAATACGCAGGGGGACAGCACCTTCGGCTACCGCTTTTCCCAGCAATTTTTCGGACGTACCGGAAAAGTAGACTACGTAGTGAGTGGTATGCACGAGAAAACGGGCGTGTTTCGGGATGGCGAAGGTCAGGTCATCTCACCCGAATACGGTCTGGGCGAAACGCGTATCTACAACGCATTCGTAAAAGTTGGGTATGATATATCCAGCAAGCATCGGATTGAAGGGATGTACAACTTCTACGGTTCTAATCAGCATTCCAATTACGTACTCAAGCCGGGTAAGTACGGCGTCAGTCCTGCGATCGGCGTAATTGGCAAACGCGTAGGCGTGGATGAAGGAACCCGGCATAACCACAACGCCAACCTTCAGTATATTGGTCGGAACATTATCGGTGGAACGAGTATCAACGCTAGTGTATACTTTCAGGATTTCCTAACGGTGTATTCCAACTCGGCTTCGTTTTACGGTGCCGGCCAATCGCAGATTCCTTCCCAGAAAAAAGGACTTCGGGTCAATCTGAACAGCCCTTTTGTAATTGCCAGTCGGATTCGCGGGGACGTTACCTACGGCTTTGACTTGCTCAACGACCAGACTTCTCAGTCGTTAGTAGACGGTCGGACCTGGGTGCCCAACATCAACATGCGGAATTTGGCTCCCTACGCTCAGTTGAGTGCTGGTTTAGTGGAAGGGTTAACCCTGAAGGCGGGCGTCCGGGCAGAAAATATCAAGACTAAAATCGCTGACTTCAATACGCTCGCGACCGGCCCTAACGGGCAGGGCAGTATTTTCGTAAAAGGCGGAAATCTGGATTACGAAGCCCTGGTATTCAATGCCGGACTCCGTTACTCTAAAAATAAAGAATTTAATCCTTTCGTCAGTTATTCACAAGCCTTTTCGATTTATGATTTAGGTCGGATTCTGCGTTCGGCTCAGGAGAATACCATCGAAAAACTACAAACGCAACCCATCATTGTTAATAACTACGAAGCTGGGTTCAGTAGTCAGATCGGAACCTTTTCCTTAGCGGCGTCTACATACATTAGTACGTCCAAACTGGGGGCTAATTTCGTGGATTTGGGCGAAGGCGTGTACACGACCGAGCGGGCTCCCGAACGTGTATGGGGCTACGAAGTACAGCTCGACTGGTCTCCGGTATCGACGTTTTCTGTCGGAGGAAACTATGCCTTTACGGAAGGGAAAGTGGATAAAAATTCGGATGGAGACTATGATACCTACCTGAACGCCAGCCGTATCTCACCCGATAAAACCACCCTTTATGCTCGTTATACGGGTATTAAAAACCTGAGTGTTGACCTCAACTGGTGGCGATTGGGCGACCGGAATCGCTTCATGCCCCGGGCCAACGGGACGTATGCGATTTACGAAGGACGGATTCGGTCATACAACCTCTGGAATCTGAATGTTGGGTACAAGGTAAGCACGCAGGTACGACTCAATCTGGGGGTTGAAAACCTGCTCAACACGAGTTATTACACCAATATTGCCCAGTTCTATGGTAGTAATGAAAACTACACCCGAGGCAGCGGACGACGGTTTATGCTGATGGTAGGCTACTCGTTCTAA
- a CDS encoding DmpA family aminopeptidase produces the protein MKNVILLLLMSTSLLHAQTRFREHTQQTIGILKTGTHNAITDVAGLKVGHVTLIEGQQIRTGVTAIIPTEGNLFQQKIPAAVFVANGFGKMAGISQINELGNLETPVVLTNTLSVAAGMQGLISYTLAQPGNASVRSVNAVVGETNDSFLNDITGFHVKPEHVTEALEKAQSGPVAEGNVGAGTGTICFGWKGGIGTSSRVLPKKSGAYTVGVLVQTNFGGVLEIKGKPIGKTLGKYFLSDQLNDPADGSCMIIVATDAPLTHRNLERLAKRAWSALAKVGGIASNGSGEYVLAFSTSEKVRIPHTSKKLTQIVEEVDNEAMSPLFLAAIEATEEAILNSLWAARTMQGKNGTINELPRDQVRTLLK, from the coding sequence ATGAAAAACGTAATTCTACTGCTCTTGATGAGTACTTCTCTCCTTCACGCCCAAACCCGCTTTCGCGAGCATACGCAGCAAACCATTGGCATTCTGAAAACGGGTACGCACAACGCCATCACCGATGTAGCCGGATTGAAAGTAGGACACGTTACCCTGATTGAAGGTCAGCAGATCCGGACGGGCGTAACGGCCATTATTCCTACGGAAGGGAATCTGTTTCAGCAAAAAATCCCGGCGGCCGTCTTTGTCGCGAATGGGTTCGGGAAAATGGCGGGAATCAGTCAGATCAATGAATTAGGCAATCTCGAAACGCCCGTCGTGCTGACCAATACGCTTTCGGTAGCAGCGGGGATGCAGGGGCTTATTTCGTATACGCTGGCCCAGCCGGGTAATGCCTCCGTTCGTTCGGTCAATGCGGTCGTGGGTGAAACCAATGACAGTTTCCTCAACGACATTACGGGCTTTCACGTCAAACCCGAACACGTTACCGAGGCCCTTGAGAAAGCCCAAAGTGGTCCGGTTGCCGAAGGAAACGTCGGAGCTGGAACGGGTACCATCTGCTTTGGATGGAAGGGCGGGATTGGCACCAGTTCGCGGGTACTACCGAAAAAGTCTGGTGCGTATACGGTGGGCGTGCTCGTACAAACCAACTTCGGGGGCGTACTCGAAATCAAAGGAAAACCCATTGGTAAAACACTGGGCAAGTACTTTCTAAGTGATCAGTTGAATGATCCGGCGGATGGTTCCTGTATGATCATCGTTGCGACGGATGCTCCGCTCACCCACCGCAACCTCGAACGGCTGGCGAAACGGGCCTGGTCGGCTCTGGCGAAAGTGGGCGGTATTGCCTCGAACGGCTCGGGGGAATACGTATTAGCTTTTTCTACCAGTGAAAAAGTCCGTATTCCACACACCAGCAAAAAGTTGACGCAAATCGTTGAGGAAGTGGATAATGAAGCAATGTCACCTCTGTTTCTGGCTGCCATCGAAGCGACGGAAGAAGCCATCCTGAATTCTCTGTGGGCGGCTCGTACCATGCAGGGCAAGAACGGTACCATTAACGAATTACCGAGGGATCAGGTAAGGACTTTGCTTAAGTGA
- the miaA gene encoding tRNA (adenosine(37)-N6)-dimethylallyltransferase MiaA, producing MRLPTLVIIAGPTAVGKTELCVRLAQELGTEIVSADSRQFYRELSIGTAKPSLAERQGIRHHFVDSHSIAEYFSVGDFEGEALQTIQEIFTRTDVAILTGGSGLFLKVITDGMDEMPEVNLDIRKKLMERFEQEGITPLVDELRQLDPAYFDYVDRNNTQRIVRALEVCLATGKPYSSFRTGHKVERPFRILKICLTRDRAILYDRINQRVELMIQQGLVEEVRSVAEYRNHYALKTVGYQEVFDYFDGTYSYETMIEKIQQNSRRYAKRQLTWFRHQDHFQWFDAEDYDGVRAYVLENLGS from the coding sequence ATGCGTCTTCCTACTTTAGTAATAATCGCCGGTCCGACGGCCGTTGGAAAAACGGAATTGTGCGTACGACTGGCCCAGGAACTCGGTACGGAAATCGTTTCGGCGGATTCCCGGCAGTTTTACCGCGAACTCAGTATCGGTACGGCCAAACCCAGCCTAGCCGAGCGGCAGGGCATACGGCACCATTTCGTCGATTCGCATTCCATTGCCGAGTATTTCAGCGTAGGCGATTTTGAAGGCGAAGCCCTGCAAACCATTCAGGAAATATTTACCCGTACCGACGTAGCCATCCTGACGGGTGGATCCGGCCTGTTTCTCAAGGTAATTACCGACGGAATGGACGAAATGCCCGAAGTGAATCTGGACATTCGGAAAAAATTGATGGAACGATTTGAGCAGGAGGGAATCACCCCGCTGGTCGATGAACTCCGCCAGCTCGATCCCGCCTATTTCGACTACGTGGATCGCAACAATACCCAACGCATTGTACGGGCTCTGGAAGTTTGTCTGGCGACGGGTAAGCCGTATTCCAGTTTCCGTACTGGACACAAAGTCGAGCGGCCCTTCCGAATACTGAAAATATGCCTGACCCGCGACCGGGCCATTCTCTATGACCGGATCAATCAGCGAGTGGAACTCATGATCCAGCAGGGGCTCGTCGAGGAAGTGCGGAGCGTGGCCGAGTACCGAAACCATTATGCCTTGAAAACGGTGGGTTATCAGGAAGTATTTGACTATTTCGACGGTACGTATTCTTACGAAACAATGATTGAGAAAATCCAGCAGAATAGTCGCCGCTACGCCAAACGCCAGCTCACCTGGTTCCGCCATCAGGATCATTTTCAATGGTTCGATGCGGAAGATTACGATGGCGTCAGGGCCTACGTACTGGAAAACCTTGGTTCCTGA